A single window of Jiangella alkaliphila DNA harbors:
- a CDS encoding substrate-binding domain-containing protein, whose protein sequence is MNRTRLSAVALAAMIALTTACSESEEPATSGADDGEALTVGFSVYDMQFEFFQEMERGTREAAEEKGWEFVLHDQRSDENEMVTGAQALLDQNIDVLIISPVNPEALGPIVNKAQEMGIPVVVDDIGGGGTPYDAIVISDNEDGGVQAAEYMAAQIEANGVTSRKVVSITCEPSAFYAARRNEGFRTAIEAAGYEVVTELSGNSRAEDAYDIMNDALARDPDVAGVFACNDPMAVAAGNAIIDAGMDPVNDIVTVGLNGDPEALTAIESGGLSATVAQDPAGMGALTVDLAEQLANGETPDFDNEAEREVYQEVTLVTSENLADFTN, encoded by the coding sequence ACCAGCGGGGCCGACGACGGCGAAGCGCTGACCGTCGGGTTCTCCGTCTACGACATGCAGTTCGAGTTCTTCCAGGAGATGGAGCGAGGCACCCGGGAGGCCGCCGAGGAGAAGGGGTGGGAGTTCGTCCTGCACGACCAGCGCAGCGACGAGAACGAGATGGTGACGGGTGCGCAGGCGCTCCTGGACCAGAACATCGACGTGCTCATCATCAGCCCGGTCAACCCCGAGGCGCTCGGGCCGATCGTCAACAAGGCCCAGGAGATGGGCATCCCGGTCGTCGTCGACGACATCGGCGGTGGCGGCACGCCCTACGACGCGATCGTCATCTCCGACAACGAGGACGGCGGCGTCCAGGCGGCCGAGTACATGGCGGCGCAGATCGAGGCGAACGGCGTCACGAGCCGGAAGGTCGTCTCCATCACCTGTGAGCCGTCGGCGTTCTACGCGGCCCGCCGCAACGAGGGTTTCCGGACCGCGATCGAGGCGGCCGGCTACGAGGTCGTCACCGAGCTGTCCGGCAACTCCAGGGCCGAGGACGCCTACGACATCATGAACGACGCCCTCGCCCGGGACCCCGACGTCGCCGGAGTCTTCGCCTGCAACGACCCCATGGCCGTCGCCGCCGGCAACGCGATCATCGACGCGGGGATGGACCCGGTGAACGACATCGTCACGGTCGGGCTCAACGGCGACCCCGAGGCGCTGACGGCGATCGAGTCCGGCGGCCTCTCCGCCACCGTGGCACAGGACCCGGCCGGCATGGGCGCGCTGACGGTCGACCTCGCCGAGCAGCTCGCGAACGGCGAGACGCCCGACTTCGACAACGAGGCCGAGCGGGAGGTCTACCAGGAGGTCACCCTGGTGACGTCGGAGAACCTCGCGGACTTCACGAACTGA
- a CDS encoding L-fucose/L-arabinose isomerase family protein, with protein sequence MPTPIESSPEVSPLLPRIAARPTRVGLVSGGLGAYWPQFPDLLPQLRRSADRVAERLRGLGHEVVDAGFISDAEDGTKAAEQLRVEGCDIIVGFLTTYMTATMLVPVAQRSGAPVLLINLQPTEAMDHATFDTGAWLAYCGACPLPEMANAFERCGIPFRSVSGYVEDERAWARIARWVDAAGVRGALRHGRHGLMGHLYPGMLDVSTDLTSVSAQLGGHMEVLEIDDLRVRVEHVTDAETDDRVELTKSIFSLDDSVDGDDLRWAARVSVGMDRMVEDFALDSLAYYHRGLDGETHERLGAGLILGASLLTARGIPAAGEYELRTSLAMLVMDRLGSGGSFTEFQALNFRDGVVEMGHDGPAHLAIGSGRPLLRGLGVYHGKRGWGVSVETAVAHGAVTAFGVGQGRDGAYRFIAAEGRVVDGPLLQIGNTTSRVDFGRDPGEWADAWSASGVGHHWALGTGHRVAELRAVAELLDLEFREV encoded by the coding sequence ATGCCGACGCCGATCGAGAGCTCGCCCGAGGTGAGCCCGCTTCTTCCCCGTATCGCCGCACGTCCCACCAGGGTCGGGCTGGTGTCCGGCGGGCTGGGCGCCTACTGGCCCCAGTTCCCGGACCTGTTGCCCCAGTTGCGAAGGTCGGCCGACCGGGTCGCCGAACGGCTGCGCGGACTCGGCCACGAGGTCGTCGACGCCGGCTTCATCTCCGACGCGGAGGACGGCACGAAGGCGGCCGAGCAGCTGCGCGTGGAGGGGTGCGACATCATCGTCGGCTTCCTCACCACGTACATGACCGCGACGATGCTGGTGCCGGTCGCCCAGCGCAGCGGGGCGCCGGTGCTGCTGATCAACCTCCAGCCGACCGAGGCGATGGACCACGCGACATTCGACACCGGGGCGTGGCTCGCCTACTGCGGTGCCTGCCCGCTGCCGGAGATGGCCAACGCGTTCGAACGGTGCGGCATCCCGTTCCGGTCGGTCTCCGGCTACGTCGAGGACGAGCGGGCCTGGGCGCGGATCGCCCGCTGGGTCGACGCGGCCGGTGTGCGGGGTGCGCTGCGCCACGGCCGGCACGGGCTGATGGGGCACCTCTATCCCGGCATGCTCGACGTCTCGACCGACCTCACCTCGGTGTCCGCGCAGCTCGGCGGGCACATGGAGGTCCTCGAGATCGACGACCTGCGCGTCCGCGTCGAGCACGTCACCGACGCGGAGACCGACGATCGCGTCGAGCTGACGAAGTCGATCTTCTCCCTCGACGACTCGGTCGACGGCGACGACCTGCGCTGGGCGGCGCGGGTGTCGGTGGGCATGGACCGCATGGTCGAGGACTTCGCCCTCGACAGCCTCGCCTACTACCACCGTGGCCTCGACGGCGAGACGCACGAGCGGCTCGGCGCGGGGCTGATCCTCGGCGCGTCCCTCCTGACGGCCCGGGGCATCCCCGCCGCGGGCGAGTACGAGCTGCGGACATCGCTGGCCATGCTGGTCATGGACCGGCTCGGCAGTGGCGGGTCGTTCACGGAGTTCCAGGCGCTGAACTTCCGCGACGGCGTCGTCGAGATGGGCCACGACGGGCCGGCGCACCTGGCGATCGGCTCGGGCCGCCCGCTCCTGCGTGGGCTGGGGGTCTACCACGGCAAGCGCGGCTGGGGCGTGTCCGTCGAGACCGCGGTCGCGCACGGCGCCGTCACGGCGTTCGGCGTCGGCCAGGGCAGGGACGGCGCCTACCGCTTCATCGCCGCTGAGGGCCGCGTCGTCGACGGCCCGCTGCTCCAGATCGGCAACACGACGTCCCGGGTCGACTTCGGCCGCGACCCGGGCGAGTGGGCCGATGCGTGGTCGGCGTCGGGCGTCGGCCACCACTGGGCCCTCGGGACCGGCCACCGGGTGGCCGAGCTGCGTGCCGTCGCCGAGCTGCTGGACCTCGAGTTCCGCGAGGTCTGA
- a CDS encoding family 78 glycoside hydrolase catalytic domain, whose product MNRFSRRALPGLAAGAVLLSLLVPATEEATAAPRSHVTVGGLEVDGMADPLGTGVGAPTLSWRLESDRRSERQSAYEIQVASTEELLTSGEPDLWASGRVIGPAQSVTFGGEPLGSRDRAVWRVRVWDGDGGVSRWSAPGSWEVGLLEPSDWSADWVMHPGFDPPSATPVVVPTTPTSARYVRLEVSRLGLPLREGFPYDVSRLQLAELRVREAAAPDTNLAAGRPVTANRSYVVAGSWEPRFLTDGKLDTDGAPLGYTSLETRDPDVGADPMWVEIDLGATRAFDQIVLYPRTDTLTADGRTPNFPVDYRVLAADAPGGTGAVVVAAVTGQQPPAPRAPEPATMPIFARGFDLPGDVASARLYVTGLGVFTPSLNGEPVSDTVLDPANTDYEDRVTYSTFDVTDALREGENVLGVRLGNGIYNVPSTPGRYQKLVASYGPPKLIAQLEVVLDDGRVITVDSGEDWSTTFGGTTFSGWYGGEDFDARKVPAGWDVPGTDRGDWEQVELTGPPAETTELSARYGPGIEVVDRIEAASVTTPAPGVHVFDLGVNIAGWPELTVDVPAGTSVQLWPGEQLTADGRVSQSTTGAPIWDTYTAAGTGREVWHPEFSYHGFRYVEVRGPAGATPPLDTVAGLVLRAANEEAGSFTSSNALLNGIHRIIDRAVQGNMYSVLTDCPHREKLGWLEETHLVWETVARGYDVAAYGRDLTRTMADAQTPEGLVPDIAPEYTVFSGGFRDDPNWGSAIIHVPWKMYSSYGDASGLRPFYPSMQRYLDYLAGKAEEHLLDYGLGDWITFDPSTPVGVTATFGYHQAARTMARIAEVLGEDDDARRYAQLADDIGAAFHAEYFDAERGTYASGSQASDALALDMGVVPPADRERVLAHLLASIQAADHHLTVGEIALPSVIRVLHENGHDDVMYRIATQVTSPSYGYQVLNGATSLTENWDGPTSGNSQNHFMLGAIDEWFTGALAGIGQREGSTSYRDLEIAPSVVGDLTQVEGRYATPFGEVVSSWQQRNRLFELDVQVPVGSTARVLVPVFGDPDDPRWQPIASPGARFAGIEGDRAVFEVGSGSWTFRSRLPEPAADPAPMLFLTAPAEVAVVGDGERVVPLTVRSIEAGEVSVPVRVTAGEGFVASAAPSRLVVPAGGTATLELTVRAVDPAATSGSVVVDVGGRATTIRLERTDNVARIATMSASSTYPRFSAAKANDGDTAPSTDFARWDSGGGWNDNTASQFPDTLTATWEREQDVSRVRVHTLDAAAYPAARFGLRDWDVEGLVDGAWVRLASVRGNTLGTAETTFGTVAVSALRLVIQGTNDGAFSRVVELEAYS is encoded by the coding sequence ATGAACCGTTTCAGTCGTCGCGCGCTACCGGGCCTGGCCGCGGGTGCCGTGCTGCTGAGCCTGCTCGTCCCGGCCACTGAGGAAGCGACGGCGGCGCCGCGGTCGCACGTCACCGTCGGCGGCCTCGAGGTCGACGGCATGGCCGACCCGCTCGGCACCGGGGTGGGCGCGCCCACCCTCAGCTGGCGGCTGGAGTCCGACCGGCGCTCCGAGCGGCAGTCCGCCTACGAGATCCAGGTCGCCTCCACCGAGGAGCTGCTGACGAGCGGAGAGCCCGACCTGTGGGCCAGCGGCCGGGTGATCGGCCCGGCCCAGTCGGTGACCTTCGGCGGCGAGCCGCTCGGCAGCCGCGACCGCGCGGTCTGGCGGGTGCGGGTCTGGGACGGCGACGGCGGCGTCTCGCGGTGGAGCGCCCCGGGCAGCTGGGAGGTCGGGCTGCTGGAGCCGTCGGACTGGAGCGCCGACTGGGTGATGCATCCCGGCTTCGACCCACCGTCAGCCACCCCAGTCGTGGTCCCGACAACACCGACGTCGGCCCGGTACGTCCGGCTCGAGGTCAGCCGGCTCGGGCTGCCGCTGCGCGAGGGGTTCCCGTACGACGTCTCGCGCCTCCAGCTGGCCGAGCTGCGGGTGCGCGAGGCCGCGGCGCCGGACACCAACCTCGCGGCCGGACGCCCGGTGACGGCGAACCGCTCGTACGTCGTGGCGGGCAGCTGGGAGCCGCGGTTCCTCACCGACGGCAAGCTCGACACCGACGGGGCGCCGCTGGGCTACACCAGCCTGGAGACGCGTGACCCCGACGTCGGCGCCGACCCGATGTGGGTCGAGATCGACCTCGGCGCGACGCGGGCCTTCGACCAGATCGTGCTGTATCCCCGCACGGACACGCTGACCGCCGACGGCCGCACGCCGAACTTCCCGGTCGACTACCGGGTCCTGGCCGCCGACGCGCCCGGCGGGACGGGGGCCGTCGTCGTCGCGGCGGTCACCGGCCAGCAACCGCCCGCGCCGCGCGCGCCGGAGCCCGCCACGATGCCGATCTTCGCCCGCGGCTTCGACCTGCCCGGCGACGTCGCCAGCGCGCGCCTGTACGTCACCGGCCTCGGTGTCTTCACGCCCAGCCTCAACGGCGAGCCGGTCTCCGACACCGTCCTCGACCCGGCCAACACCGACTACGAGGACCGGGTCACCTACAGCACGTTCGACGTCACCGACGCGCTGCGCGAAGGCGAGAACGTCCTCGGCGTCAGGCTCGGCAACGGCATCTACAACGTCCCGAGCACGCCGGGCCGGTACCAGAAGCTGGTGGCCTCATACGGCCCGCCCAAGCTGATCGCCCAGCTCGAGGTGGTGCTGGACGACGGCCGGGTGATCACGGTCGACTCCGGCGAGGACTGGTCGACGACCTTCGGCGGCACGACGTTCTCCGGCTGGTACGGCGGCGAGGACTTCGACGCCCGCAAGGTGCCGGCCGGCTGGGACGTGCCGGGAACCGACCGCGGCGACTGGGAGCAGGTCGAACTGACCGGACCGCCGGCCGAGACGACCGAGCTGTCCGCCCGCTACGGCCCGGGCATCGAGGTGGTCGATCGCATCGAGGCGGCGTCCGTGACCACGCCCGCTCCCGGCGTCCACGTCTTCGACCTTGGCGTCAACATCGCCGGGTGGCCGGAGCTGACGGTCGACGTGCCGGCCGGCACCAGCGTCCAGCTGTGGCCGGGCGAGCAGCTCACGGCGGACGGGCGGGTCAGCCAGTCGACGACCGGCGCCCCGATCTGGGACACCTACACCGCCGCCGGCACGGGCCGGGAGGTCTGGCACCCGGAGTTCAGCTACCACGGGTTCCGCTACGTCGAGGTGCGCGGGCCCGCCGGCGCCACGCCGCCGCTGGACACGGTGGCCGGTCTGGTGCTGCGCGCGGCGAACGAGGAGGCCGGCTCGTTCACGTCCTCCAACGCGCTGCTCAACGGCATCCACCGGATCATCGACCGGGCGGTGCAGGGCAACATGTACAGCGTCCTGACCGACTGCCCGCACCGCGAGAAGCTCGGCTGGCTGGAGGAGACCCACCTGGTGTGGGAGACGGTCGCGCGCGGCTACGACGTCGCCGCCTACGGCCGCGACCTCACCCGCACCATGGCCGACGCCCAGACGCCCGAGGGCCTGGTGCCCGACATCGCGCCCGAGTACACCGTGTTCAGCGGCGGCTTCCGCGACGACCCGAACTGGGGCAGCGCGATCATCCACGTCCCGTGGAAGATGTACTCCAGCTACGGCGACGCCTCCGGCCTGCGCCCCTTCTACCCCAGCATGCAGCGCTACCTGGACTACCTGGCGGGCAAGGCCGAGGAACACCTGCTGGACTACGGGCTCGGCGACTGGATCACCTTCGACCCGTCGACGCCGGTCGGCGTCACCGCGACCTTCGGGTACCACCAGGCCGCCCGCACCATGGCCCGGATCGCCGAGGTGCTCGGCGAGGACGACGACGCGCGGCGGTACGCGCAGCTGGCCGACGACATCGGCGCGGCCTTCCACGCCGAGTACTTCGACGCCGAGCGGGGCACGTACGCCAGCGGCAGCCAGGCCAGCGACGCCCTGGCGCTGGACATGGGCGTCGTCCCGCCGGCCGACCGCGAGCGGGTGCTGGCGCACCTGCTGGCCTCGATCCAGGCCGCGGACCACCACCTCACCGTCGGCGAGATCGCCCTGCCGTCGGTCATCAGGGTCCTGCACGAGAACGGCCACGACGACGTCATGTACCGCATCGCCACCCAGGTCACCAGCCCGAGCTACGGGTACCAGGTGCTCAACGGGGCGACGTCGCTGACGGAGAACTGGGACGGGCCGACGTCAGGCAACTCGCAGAACCACTTCATGCTCGGCGCCATCGACGAGTGGTTCACCGGGGCGCTCGCCGGCATCGGCCAGCGGGAGGGGTCGACGTCGTACCGCGACCTCGAGATCGCGCCCTCGGTCGTCGGCGACCTCACCCAGGTGGAGGGCCGGTACGCGACGCCGTTCGGCGAGGTGGTCTCCAGCTGGCAGCAGCGGAACCGCCTGTTCGAGCTGGACGTCCAGGTGCCCGTCGGGTCGACCGCCCGGGTGCTGGTGCCGGTCTTCGGTGACCCGGACGACCCGCGCTGGCAGCCGATCGCCTCACCCGGGGCGCGCTTCGCCGGCATCGAGGGCGACCGCGCGGTCTTCGAGGTCGGCTCGGGATCGTGGACGTTCCGGTCACGGCTGCCGGAGCCGGCCGCCGACCCCGCGCCGATGCTGTTCCTGACCGCCCCGGCCGAGGTCGCCGTGGTGGGCGACGGCGAGCGGGTGGTCCCGCTGACGGTGCGCAGCATCGAGGCCGGCGAGGTGTCCGTGCCGGTGCGGGTCACGGCCGGCGAGGGCTTCGTGGCGTCGGCGGCACCGTCGCGGCTGGTCGTGCCGGCCGGCGGCACCGCCACGCTGGAGCTGACCGTGCGTGCCGTGGACCCGGCGGCGACCAGCGGCAGCGTCGTCGTCGACGTCGGTGGCCGGGCGACGACGATCCGGCTGGAGCGCACCGACAACGTCGCCCGCATTGCGACGATGAGCGCGTCCAGCACCTATCCCCGGTTCTCCGCCGCGAAGGCGAACGACGGCGACACCGCGCCGTCGACGGACTTCGCCCGCTGGGACAGCGGCGGCGGCTGGAACGACAACACCGCCTCGCAGTTCCCCGACACGCTGACCGCCACCTGGGAGCGGGAGCAGGACGTCTCCAGGGTCAGGGTCCACACGCTCGACGCCGCCGCCTACCCGGCCGCCCGGTTCGGCCTGCGCGACTGGGACGTCGAGGGCCTGGTGGACGGCGCCTGGGTGCGGCTCGCTTCGGTGCGGGGCAACACGCTGGGCACGGCCGAGACGACGTTTGGCACCGTCGCCGTCTCGGCGCTGCGGCTGGTGATCCAAGGGACGAACGACGGCGCCTTCTCCCGCGTCGTCGAGCTCGAGGCCTACTCCTGA
- a CDS encoding glycosylhydrolase-like jelly roll fold domain-containing protein, with protein MNDNLPDPSTGVVVSRRTVLAIATAAAAAAGLGTGTLIPVFAAPPEPGTGFDAGRFADPPADSRPVILWFWNGPVTPALVDAQLADMRSQGVEEVLVFPFDTTALRPHFFTEEWFAIIEHTLREADRHGMHIWLFNDDLFPSGRAGGFVVNGGQVGDRVYEPRPDLRPNGIVRATTVVDGGGPVDLDALRNRGLAVQDGKLVVDARRRDGVTVLRDGAEWQDYDVTATVRTVDNNAGLLVRCADAANGYLTDLRADGGVDVWRQVDGRFTLLRVGQAAGGHDPAAYHVLRVQVRGDRILPSLDGRALPEVVDATFARGRVGVRATATQHSLWDALAVTGADGAQLYASQFDDASALDAFDLPPDETPLVAVAARPESGSDAAAVVDLTALAREGRGWDAPAGRWQVDVFTGRELADHSGNFRRNYLDVLDDEAMGLFLDIVPGEYLRRFGWAVGGVLRGFADDEPFIASADAHFHLVPWSRSLEAELERLGTTPAVALSAVHDELGREGRRLRGVFWRAVSNRFASAYYEQQGRWMADHDVAFISNPLYDEYGPAEQLKSTGNLNTANQWAQVPGTDLVFDHYQRGYHRTLSRWAASTAHQLGLERVYLEGMGAMGWGVTPSLVREVIGAFAARGVNQTLLHATFTDSATIFYPPPFQPVNPWWNLSRPLNEWIGRAMEAGRATAPARTALLQPQRAAESSQDTPAMAELDTAFVGAVHALEDAQVDFDLVDEGALDADPALLEHAQARGGRLVVGRQEYRIVVLSQTPILSLGAVRTLTGFVRGGGVLVAVGDLPSEEAGGDDAGLGRALQRLFSDPGAGRATRAGDAAEAAAAVAAAGGAAAALFPPVGEVRVLRLDRGGEPGFLVVNERAEEVAVTATFPATGVPEVWDPDTGDAVMAGVWRLAPFPADPRGGTAVPLRLGPKATVLVVFRDGSGGDVAHAVYASAPVVEVSRDAAGPLATVSAAAPGPVSVVAEVSGRLYRGEVTVEDPLAAVALDGDWTFRFERDGATAVPRPLGSWTDLDPRHSGSATYETEIDLDAATLGGRSWTLDLGSVLDVAEVSVNGESVATMLWAPYRADVTDLLRPGRNAVRVRVTNTGANVRGQALASGLLGPVILRPHVLVEVPLSSVRGRVLDVDAAAPAVAPGQPRPVTVRVSDLSRRSGDVTLEVSGEGLAVSPASVPVRLDRSGVGSAEITLDAPLDSPLPGQATLVVRAEGVERRLSVALVPATRLGTATASSTHPAHPAATAIDGIVDSTLWEWGQGWNDNTPNAHPDDLTVTFDLPATVGRVRVFTLDSAQYPAARFGIMDADVSVLVDGSWRTAGQIRGNDQGLVEVTFPAVRAEAVRLSVLASRATYSRVIEVEARPA; from the coding sequence ATGAACGACAACCTGCCCGACCCCAGCACCGGCGTCGTCGTGTCGCGGCGGACGGTGCTGGCCATCGCCACCGCCGCCGCGGCGGCCGCCGGCCTCGGCACCGGGACGCTCATCCCGGTCTTCGCGGCGCCGCCCGAGCCCGGCACCGGCTTCGACGCCGGCCGGTTCGCCGACCCACCGGCCGACAGCCGCCCGGTGATCCTGTGGTTCTGGAACGGCCCGGTCACGCCCGCCCTGGTGGACGCGCAGCTGGCCGACATGCGCTCGCAGGGCGTGGAGGAGGTGCTGGTCTTCCCGTTCGACACCACCGCGCTGCGGCCGCACTTCTTCACCGAGGAGTGGTTCGCCATCATCGAGCACACCCTGCGTGAGGCCGACCGGCACGGCATGCACATCTGGCTGTTCAACGACGACCTCTTCCCCAGCGGCCGGGCCGGCGGGTTCGTGGTCAACGGCGGGCAGGTCGGCGACCGCGTCTACGAGCCGCGGCCGGACCTGCGCCCGAACGGCATCGTCCGCGCGACCACCGTCGTCGACGGCGGCGGCCCGGTCGACCTGGACGCGCTGCGCAACCGCGGCCTCGCGGTGCAGGACGGCAAGCTCGTGGTCGACGCCCGGCGGCGCGACGGCGTCACGGTGTTGCGCGACGGCGCCGAGTGGCAGGACTACGACGTCACCGCGACGGTCCGGACGGTCGACAACAACGCCGGGCTGCTGGTCCGGTGCGCGGACGCGGCGAACGGCTACCTGACGGACCTGCGGGCCGACGGCGGCGTCGACGTCTGGCGGCAGGTCGACGGCCGCTTCACGCTGCTGCGCGTCGGCCAGGCGGCCGGCGGCCACGATCCCGCCGCCTACCACGTGCTGCGCGTCCAGGTGCGCGGCGACCGGATCCTGCCCTCGCTCGACGGGAGGGCGCTGCCGGAGGTCGTCGACGCGACGTTCGCCCGCGGCCGCGTGGGGGTGCGGGCCACCGCCACGCAGCACTCCCTGTGGGACGCGCTGGCGGTCACCGGCGCCGACGGCGCGCAGCTCTACGCATCGCAGTTCGACGACGCCTCGGCGCTGGACGCCTTCGACCTGCCGCCCGACGAGACGCCGCTGGTCGCCGTCGCTGCCCGGCCCGAGTCGGGGTCCGACGCCGCCGCCGTCGTCGACCTGACCGCGCTCGCCCGGGAGGGCCGGGGCTGGGACGCCCCGGCCGGTCGGTGGCAGGTCGACGTCTTCACCGGCCGGGAGCTGGCCGACCACAGCGGGAACTTCCGCCGCAACTACCTCGACGTTCTGGACGACGAGGCGATGGGGCTGTTCCTCGACATCGTGCCGGGCGAGTACCTGCGGCGGTTCGGGTGGGCGGTGGGCGGGGTGCTGCGCGGGTTCGCCGACGACGAGCCGTTCATCGCGTCGGCCGACGCGCACTTCCACTTGGTCCCCTGGTCGCGGTCGCTGGAGGCGGAGCTGGAACGCCTCGGGACGACCCCGGCCGTCGCGCTGAGCGCGGTGCACGACGAGCTGGGCCGGGAGGGACGGCGGCTGCGCGGGGTGTTCTGGCGGGCGGTGTCCAACCGCTTCGCGTCGGCGTACTACGAGCAGCAGGGCCGGTGGATGGCCGATCACGACGTCGCGTTCATCTCCAACCCGCTCTATGACGAGTACGGCCCGGCGGAGCAGCTCAAGAGCACGGGGAATCTGAACACCGCCAACCAGTGGGCCCAGGTGCCCGGCACCGACCTGGTCTTCGACCACTACCAGCGCGGGTACCACCGCACGCTGTCGCGGTGGGCCGCCAGCACCGCGCACCAGCTCGGCCTGGAACGCGTCTACCTGGAGGGCATGGGCGCGATGGGCTGGGGCGTCACGCCGTCGCTCGTCCGCGAGGTGATCGGCGCCTTCGCCGCCCGCGGGGTGAACCAGACCCTGTTGCACGCGACCTTCACCGACTCGGCCACGATCTTCTACCCGCCGCCGTTCCAGCCCGTCAACCCGTGGTGGAACCTCTCGCGGCCGCTGAACGAGTGGATCGGACGGGCGATGGAGGCCGGCCGCGCCACGGCACCGGCGCGCACCGCGCTCCTGCAGCCCCAGCGGGCGGCCGAGTCGTCGCAGGACACCCCGGCCATGGCCGAGCTCGACACCGCCTTCGTCGGCGCGGTCCACGCGCTGGAGGACGCCCAGGTGGACTTCGACCTGGTCGACGAGGGCGCCCTCGACGCCGATCCGGCGCTGCTGGAGCACGCGCAGGCCCGCGGCGGCCGCCTGGTGGTCGGGCGCCAGGAGTACCGGATCGTCGTCCTGTCGCAGACGCCGATCCTGTCGCTCGGCGCCGTCCGGACGCTGACCGGTTTCGTCCGCGGCGGCGGCGTCCTCGTGGCCGTCGGTGACCTGCCGTCCGAGGAGGCCGGCGGCGACGACGCGGGGCTCGGCCGCGCGCTGCAGCGGCTGTTCTCCGACCCGGGCGCGGGCCGGGCGACGCGCGCCGGAGACGCCGCCGAGGCCGCGGCGGCGGTCGCCGCGGCCGGAGGTGCCGCGGCGGCCCTGTTCCCGCCCGTGGGCGAGGTCCGGGTCCTGCGGCTGGACCGCGGCGGCGAACCGGGCTTCCTGGTCGTCAACGAGCGGGCCGAGGAGGTCGCGGTCACGGCGACGTTCCCCGCGACGGGTGTCCCGGAGGTCTGGGACCCCGACACCGGCGACGCCGTCATGGCCGGCGTGTGGCGGCTGGCGCCGTTCCCCGCCGATCCGCGCGGCGGCACCGCGGTACCGCTCCGGCTCGGGCCGAAGGCGACGGTCCTGGTCGTCTTCCGCGACGGAAGCGGCGGCGACGTCGCGCACGCGGTCTACGCCTCCGCCCCGGTCGTCGAGGTGAGCCGCGACGCGGCCGGTCCGCTCGCCACCGTGTCGGCCGCGGCGCCGGGGCCGGTCTCCGTCGTCGCCGAGGTGAGCGGCCGGCTCTACCGGGGTGAGGTCACCGTCGAGGACCCGCTCGCCGCCGTGGCCCTGGACGGCGACTGGACGTTCCGGTTCGAGCGCGACGGCGCCACAGCGGTGCCGCGGCCGCTCGGGTCCTGGACCGACCTCGACCCGCGGCACTCGGGCTCGGCCACCTACGAGACGGAGATCGACCTCGACGCGGCGACGCTGGGCGGACGGTCCTGGACGCTGGACCTCGGCTCGGTCCTCGACGTCGCCGAGGTCTCCGTCAACGGCGAGTCCGTCGCCACCATGCTGTGGGCGCCCTACCGGGCCGACGTCACGGACCTCCTGCGGCCGGGGCGCAACGCCGTCCGGGTCCGGGTCACGAACACCGGCGCGAACGTGCGCGGCCAGGCGCTGGCGTCCGGGCTGCTCGGACCGGTGATCCTGCGGCCGCACGTTCTGGTCGAGGTGCCGCTGTCCTCCGTCCGCGGGCGCGTCCTGGACGTCGACGCGGCCGCGCCGGCGGTCGCACCCGGCCAGCCGCGACCGGTGACCGTGCGCGTCAGCGACCTCTCCCGGCGGTCCGGCGACGTCACGCTGGAGGTCTCCGGCGAGGGCCTCGCGGTGTCGCCTGCGTCGGTGCCGGTGCGGCTGGACCGCAGCGGGGTGGGCAGCGCCGAGATCACCCTGGACGCACCGCTGGACTCGCCGCTGCCCGGGCAGGCGACGCTGGTGGTTCGGGCCGAGGGCGTCGAGCGGCGGCTGTCCGTCGCCCTGGTGCCGGCGACGCGGCTGGGCACGGCCACGGCGTCGTCGACCCATCCCGCCCACCCGGCGGCGACGGCGATCGACGGCATCGTCGACTCGACCCTGTGGGAGTGGGGGCAAGGGTGGAACGACAACACCCCGAACGCGCACCCCGACGATCTCACCGTGACGTTCGACCTGCCGGCCACCGTCGGACGGGTGCGGGTGTTCACGCTCGACTCCGCCCAGTACCCGGCCGCCCGGTTCGGGATCATGGACGCCGACGTGTCGGTGCTCGTCGACGGGTCGTGGCGAACGGCGGGCCAGATCCGCGGCAACGACCAGGGTCTCGTCGAGGTCACCTTCCCCGCGGTGCGGGCCGAGGCGGTCCGGCTCAGCGTGCTGGCCTCGCGCGCCACGTACTCACGCGTGATCGAGG